The genomic interval ATGAGCTTCAAAGAAGGGCTAGGCATCTCTTTCTTAATGCAACGGAATTCTTCTTAATTGCATGCTTCCTTATCTACATCAGAGATCTCAAAGCTGAGACTGCACACGCACCGTGTTGCCCCGCCTTGTCTCGGAGTTATGAGTTCTTTCTTCTCTCGCAATAGCTCGATACGACTTTCAGCGAACGCGCTGAACATTTATTCCACCCATTCGCTTTCAAGGAGTCTGATAGCAGGTCCTACTGGACGCCGCAGTCTCAAAAGCTCCTTGGCTTTTTGAGCAAGTGCATGCATCACTTCGGGCAGACACGCATCCACCCCAAAGTACAAAGGGTGTGCTCTGAGCTCGGTTCTGACGATGACAGGGCAGAGCTCTTGCCTTCTCTCATCCTTTTGCTTTTCCAGCGGCATGTCTTAGAGCTTATGAGGTTAGCAAAAAGTGTTTCGCGTGTTGATGCACCCCCGCTCCACACCTATTCTTCAAGCAACCCGAGAAAAGTGTGATGATTCACACCCGAGGCTTCCGCAAGGCAATGCCAGGCTCGGAAGACGCGACCACAGGGCCGCCTTAAACATCAAGAAAATGGTGGGGAGGCTAGGAGAGCCTCGTCAGCAAACAGTCTGTTATAGGCGCTCCCAGAGCCCTCTTTATAACTGAAAGAATACATAAACCCGTGAAGAGCGCTAGCCGCACGACTCACTGTGTCAGGGTCAGCTACGGCCGCTCTCCTCACCGCTCAGCGACGGAATTGCACATCATCAAAGCCCTCGGCACAACACGTGCTAAAAGCAACCCATGTACTAGGAATAGCGGAGGAGCCCCCTGCACCTAGCACGCTCAGCATAGCAATAATGAAGCCAAAGCCGCTGAACGCCCAACAAGCTCGCGCTGTCGCTCTGATACAGAGCCATATTCCTTATACACTGCCAGACCTAGATGTAACGGATAAATCTGCTACACACCGAGTTAACAGCCTAACAAGCTTAACCTTCACTGTTTCACAATTAAATAGAATATATAAGAAGATAAAAAAATATTTTTAACATGCCTCTGCTTATCCGCCAGTTCGATATGCCTGTAGGACTATTAGCTTGGGATAGTCTTTACCACCAGCTGTGTGCAGCTTTATCTCAAGGCTAACGCCTGGCCGAACTGTAAAGGGAGGATTATTCAAAGTGATGTGTAGAGTCGCTGACGAACCTGCTGGAAATGTTATTCCACCAGTTGCTAAGTCACCCTGCACGTTGCCTTGAATATTTTGTAATTCAACCTGTAATCCGACCTGAGTGCTGGGGAGCCCGTTCACGAATATGTCTGTTATTGTTGCAGTGGATGTTCCAGTGTTCTGAACAGTGACGTAGATGCCGTTAGTGTCATCGTATATAGATGTTATTTGGAGCTGCTCGAAGCCCGTGAAGAGCCCAACGATTCCTGTCATCCAGAAGGCTACCGCTATCGCCACTGCGATTGTGACTGCAACGATGATGACGGTCGCTATTACGGGGCTTATACCCCTTCTTTTCTGCATAGTTTATCATGTATTTTTCTTTTTTTTCCTTATAAAGCTTTTGGCTACCTGGCTTGGAAACAGTTCCCGGGAATAGCTTTTGCCAGCTTATATATACGGCAGGCTTTCCTACGTGCCTTGTTTGGGCAAACACCACTTTGGGAAACTCTCGAACAATATGCCTCTCACGTAACTAGTTTATTGCCGTTATGTTTCAATTTGTCATGATAAATAATGCGCAAACTTATTATTAACCAGCGGTAATAATTAGTTATGCTCGCTTCTAAGGAGCTAGACAAGAAGGAAAAGCTGAGAATACACGAGTCAGACAAGGTAATCATTATACACAGCGAAGAGTCAGACTGGGCAAAGAGGCTAGCAGAGGGGCTAAAGAGGGAGCTAGGCCTAGAATAAAAAGAAAAAACAAATAGACCGGCAACTCCCAGGACTCATCAAACGCGTAAATATGGCACCACTAAACACATGAGGATACCCTGTATTCTAGTTTCAAAAGGGGAGCGGGTGCGGACTGGGAACCGTGTCGGCCCGCAGGGGAAGATTTAAATCTGGGCCCTTTACAATATTCATGTCGCACCGGAGCCCGGTGGTGTAGCGGCCAAGCATGGCGGGCTTTGGACCCGCAGATCCGGGGTTCGAATCCCCGCCGGGCTACCAGCCTATGTTTCTGGATTTTCTTGAAGCCTAAAGAACAAGGCGCGACCATCTCTATGGAACGTTTACAAACAAGCTGTACTCTTTTCCCGTAGATGTGACAAACGTTACTTGTAGTGTCTGCGCGCTGGTCTCTGTTTCTAGGGTGTGAGTGGAGGTTTCTCCGGGATTTATGGTTGCCTGGAATTCTAGAGGCTGGCCGTTTATCTTTGCAAGTATGATCGTAGCGGGCTTTGTTCCCCTGTTTTTGATGTATGCCGTGACTGTGACTTTTGTGCCTTGGCGCTGTGCCTGTAGCTTTATGTCTAGGAGCTCTATGTCTGTGTGCATAGTGGCGATGTTGCTCAGCCAGAAGACTGCAGCTATAGAAACAGCGATTACGACAGCGATTATAATCAGGTTCTCGAAGGTTTCCATAGCCTATATACTGCCTCCCATGGTTTTAAGCTTTATCCAGGGGGCTCTCTAAAGACGCCCCGAGGGCGTTAACGCCTGCATCCTAGACACGCAATCTCTTCTATATACGTTGGGCAGGCTAAAACCTTAGATAACTCTAATGAAGTTATTCAAATAGCGAGAAAAATCACACAGAAAAATAGCCCGGTTCTAGTGTGTTGTTTCTAGTTTTTTCTTTATGTCTCTTAGTGTGTATAGTAGTACTCCTAGACGTGTATCTTTGTTGAATAGGACTGCTAGGTATCCTATTTGGCCTAGCCTTGTGTAAATTATCCCCGAGCCGTCTGGGGCGTTGACTGTTATCCATTCCGCCTCGCCCTTTCCCAGCTCCGTGCTAGCCCTGTTGCCCACCTCGCTCAACACAGCCGTCAAAGCGGCGACCTTCTCCTCCAGCTCCTTGTCAGCAAGACTACTAAACAACGGCAAACCATCACTACTCGAAACAACAAACCCCTCAACACCACCAACCCTGGCCACACCTTCAACAACACGCCTAACCTCCTCAACACTCATCCCGACCACCCCTTACTTTACGCCTAGCTCTTTCATTATGTCTTTTAGTGTGACTGCCTGTAGCCTCTTGTAGACTCCCTCGTTTATCCCTAGGACTTTGTCGAAGAGCCTCTGCCTCATGACGTCGTAGCCGAGGACGATTATCCTCAGGCTCCAGTGGACAGACTTGAGGACGGGGGCAAGGTATGGGCTGTCCTTGGGGATACGGCTTATAACTTGATGCGTGACGAACGCGAGCTTCGATAGTAGTGTCGGCAAGGGTATCCCGGCACCCGCAAAGGTGAAGCCCATCTTCGAGATAGCCATGCAGTGATCCATGTCATAGTTGCCGTAAAAGATGGCTGTCATCCATTGCCCGAGCATCGCCTTCACGTTGTCTAGCCCTAGACTCTGCAAGAGGTTTGCCCCTTCGGGATCCTTCTGCAACCCCTCAATAATCTCTGCCACGATTTTGTCCTTCTGTGGAAGCACAAACTGCGACGCCTCGCGGAGCCTCTGCTTGTCCTCCTCGCCTAGACCCACGTATCGGGAGATCTCTGCACAGCCCTTTGAAATTAGATCCTGCATATGGGTCAAGCCGGTAGCGGACCCTTGGTTTATAAAAAATTTAGTTCAATTTTTGATGAGCATTTCTCTCTTTTATTTTTAAAAATTATACTTTTCCTTCTCATGATAAAACTACAATATATCAATAAAATTTTTGCAGAATAAAAGTTGCATAAATCATTGAATTGATATAAAGGCTTTATCAAAATAGGAGCCCCTAGAATATGACTATCTTAGCTCTTGGGATATTTCCTGGGCGAGCTCCCTAGCATATATCCTTATCAGCCTATTATACACGTCCTCGTTTATCCCCGTCGCCCTCTCGAAGATCCTCTGTCTCACAACCTCGTAGCCAAGCATAACAACAGTCAGGTTCCACCTCAAAGCCTTCAACACGACTGGGAAAAGATGGCCGGCTACTACATGCCTCGAAATAACCTCCGTCACAGTAGCAAGCTTCGCGAGGACAAAGCCTGGAGGCAAGCCGTGGGCGGCAAGCGTCAAGCCTATCTTTGACACCTCTAGACACATTTTTTCACCATAGTCCCCCTGAAAAGCCGCAACGAGCCAGCCCCTAAGCATGCCCTCCAACGCTTCCCTAGTGAGCCCAGCCTCCTGAAAGATCCTGGCCGCCTCGGGGTCACGGAAAAGCTCCCCAAGTATCTCGCCGACAATCTCTCCGCCCTTTTCGATGACGCCATGCGAGGCCTTGTGCAGGAGCTCTACCTCGGCCTGTCCCATCCCAAGAAACTCTGCTATCTGGCTACAGTTATTTGCTAGAATCTCCCTTAAAGGAGCCCTATGGTTAGGCATGGTTATTCCACCCTTGATACCTATATCCTTCCAAATATTTGTTGTTTTTATGAATAAAAAATCTATGTAGCCAACATAACCAAAAGCCTAAGGAAACTGGCTACTTCGCCTGGGGCCTCGACTCCTGTCTCTTCTTTGTTTCTGCCTTTTTCTTAGCAATTGGATATGCAAATATGCACTGGCCGTCTTCCTGCTTTGCTGGCATTTCTCCTCTCTCCATGTCGTATCTCTCCTTTAGCTTGAGCAGACCTAGCCCTTCTAGGTAGCCCTTAACGAAGCCTATTAATGGGCATGCAGTCAAAGGCGACTCCAGCCCACCCGTGTCCCTCGGGCATATCCTGCAAGACTCCCTGTCAAGCCTCACCTCCACGCTACCCCCTCTCTGCTCGACCACTAGCTCGTCTGTAAAGCCCATTAAGTCGTTGAGGAACTGTAATGCCTCCTCTGCGCTCTCAAAGCTCAGCCCGTGGACCGAGACGTACTCAGCCATACAGCGGCCAGTATGCTCCGAGGCCTCCCTTAACACGTTTAGACCTAGTACACCTGTTTCCATTAGCCTTGCCAGCATACATGCAATATACACGTGGTACGCGTTTGCATTTACCTTTAAGGCCCTCTCAACGTCCCACGCCATCTTCATCACGGGGCAACAAACGAGGAGGACGCCTTATAAGGAATTTAGTTCAATTTTTCCCCGGTTTCTTCCCAGAGAAAGCTTTAAGAATTGTATGTACTCATTAGCTTTGCGTGGTAGTGGCTCCGGGGATATCCTTGCCTTTGGCCTTTTTTCCATCCTGACGTCTTCCTGTATGGGTGGAGCCCTTGCCGGGGAGGGGCTGGCGAAGGGTGGCAGGGGACCTGTGCAGTTTTGCATCTACAAAACAGTCCCAAGCGTCGCGCCAAAAACCCAGGGAAAAATCCCGGCAAAAAACACCCGGCAAAAACAACAATCCCCCCGGCCAAAACCCCGGCCGCAAAAACCATTTAACAAGCAAATCTTCAACACAACATTTCAAAAAGCCTAGCGAAACATGGATCAGCCCAATGTCTCTACAACCACAGGGGATAGCCACACAGCCCTCCATGCGGAACCATGGACAAAAATACGTGAGCATATTTATTTAGCCACGTTACAATATATTGGGAGAAAGTGGATCGGCATGGAGGCTAGAGCCAGGCAGGAAAAATATATACCGATGAGGCTGGTAACGAGGGAAGAGTACCTAGAATACATCAAGACACATAGAACCGTACGCATAGAGGACGAGGAGATCCCCATTGGGAAACCCCACAGGATCGAGAAGTACGCGCCAGACGACTCCGCCCTCGAGACCACGACCGTGTGGTCCTTCCCGGACAGGGGCGACTGGGCAACGCACAGGGGCGACTATAGGGGGAACTGGGCCCCACAGATACCGAGAAACCTCATACTTAGATACAGCAGGCCCGGGGAGACAGTCCTCGACCAGATGTGTGGAAGCGGGACAACACTAGTCGAAAGCAAGCTCCTTGGGAGAAACGCCATAGGCGTAGACATAAACTACGAGGCAGTCATGCTCACCATGGACCGTCTCAACTTCAGCTATAGGCCCCTCGACCCAGACTACAGGGAGCCAGAGATAAGGGTCTATCATGGCGACGCCCGGAACCTGAACCTCA from Thermofilum adornatum carries:
- a CDS encoding protoglobin domain-containing protein, with translation MQDLISKGCAEISRYVGLGEEDKQRLREASQFVLPQKDKIVAEIIEGLQKDPEGANLLQSLGLDNVKAMLGQWMTAIFYGNYDMDHCMAISKMGFTFAGAGIPLPTLLSKLAFVTHQVISRIPKDSPYLAPVLKSVHWSLRIIVLGYDVMRQRLFDKVLGINEGVYKRLQAVTLKDIMKELGVK
- a CDS encoding DNA methyltransferase — translated: MEARARQEKYIPMRLVTREEYLEYIKTHRTVRIEDEEIPIGKPHRIEKYAPDDSALETTTVWSFPDRGDWATHRGDYRGNWAPQIPRNLILRYSRPGETVLDQMCGSGTTLVESKLLGRNAIGVDINYEAVMLTMDRLNFSYRPLDPDYREPEIRVYHGDARNLNLIEDESIDLIATHPPYANIISYSKAKRIEGDLSQVYSLEEYLQGIREVAKESFRVLKPGRYCAILIGDTRRHRHYVPIAFRVMQQFLEVGFILREDIIKIQWNTKTTEKKWARLAKTSEENWIDKPENKKHWTDFYLIAHEHLFVFRKPAEGEDIEKYRDSMKWW
- a CDS encoding archaellin/type IV pilin N-terminal domain-containing protein, whose translation is MQKRRGISPVIATVIIVAVTIAVAIAVAFWMTGIVGLFTGFEQLQITSIYDDTNGIYVTVQNTGTSTATITDIFVNGLPSTQVGLQVELQNIQGNVQGDLATGGITFPAGSSATLHITLNNPPFTVRPGVSLEIKLHTAGGKDYPKLIVLQAYRTGG
- a CDS encoding roadblock/LC7 domain-containing protein, with product MSVEEVRRVVEGVARVGGVEGFVVSSSDGLPLFSSLADKELEEKVAALTAVLSEVGNRASTELGKGEAEWITVNAPDGSGIIYTRLGQIGYLAVLFNKDTRLGVLLYTLRDIKKKLETTH
- a CDS encoding protoglobin domain-containing protein; translated protein: MPNHRAPLREILANNCSQIAEFLGMGQAEVELLHKASHGVIEKGGEIVGEILGELFRDPEAARIFQEAGLTREALEGMLRGWLVAAFQGDYGEKMCLEVSKIGLTLAAHGLPPGFVLAKLATVTEVISRHVVAGHLFPVVLKALRWNLTVVMLGYEVVRQRIFERATGINEDVYNRLIRIYARELAQEISQELR